The proteins below are encoded in one region of Apium graveolens cultivar Ventura chromosome 4, ASM990537v1, whole genome shotgun sequence:
- the LOC141718006 gene encoding uridine/cytidine kinase UKL1, chloroplastic isoform X1, translating to MPEETKSVDYAMEAASGPHFSGLRLDVLRSSPSSSPRSNPLQLISSSTTSLPTSQPFIIGVSGGTASGKTTVCDMIIQQLHDHRVVLVNQDSFYRGLTPEESKHVHEYNFDHPDAFDTEQLLECVEKLKLGQSVHVPIYDFKIHRKSEDSFRQVNVSDVIILEGILVFHDQRVRNLMNMKIFVDTDADVRLARRIRRDTVERGRDVNSVLEQYAKFVKPAFDDFILPSKKYADVIIPRGGDNHVAIDLIVQHIHTKLGQHELCKIYPNVYVIQSTFQIRGMHTLIRDHEISTTDFVFYSDRLIRLVVEHGLGHLPFTEKQVVTPTGSVYTGVDFCKKLCGVSIVRSGESMENAVRACCKGIKIGKILIHRDGDNGKQLIYEKLPKDISERHVLLLDPVLATGNSANQAIELLIQKGVPESHIIFLNLISAPEGIHCVSKRFPALKIVTSEIDVSLNEEFRVIPGMGEFGDRYFGTDD from the exons ATGCCGGAAGAAACCAAATCAGTAGATTACGCCATGGAAGCGGCATCCGGCCCTCACTTTTCCGGCCTCCGCCTCGATGTTCTTCGATCATCTCCCTCTTCTTCTCCTCGTTCCAATCCTCTTCAACTCATTTCTTCTTCCACTACATCCTTGCCTACTTCTCAACCCTTCATCATTG GAGTTTCTGGTGGTACGGCGTCGGGTAAAACAACTGTATGTGATATGATTATTCAACAGCTACATGATCATCGTGTAGTGCTTGTTAATCAG GATTCCTTTTACCGTGGCTTGACACCAGAAGAATCAAAACACGTGCATGAGTATAATTTTGATCATCCAG ATGCATTTGACACTGAGCAGCTTTTAGAGTGCGTTGAGAAGCTCAAACTTGGGCAGTCTGTACATGTTCCGATATATGACTTTAAGATACATCGCAAGTCTGAAGATTCTTTTCGGCAG GTAAATGTATCAGATGTAATTATATTGGAAGGAATACTGGTATTCCATGACCAACGTGTTCGTAACTTGATGAATATGAAGATTTTTGTTGACACAG ATGCTGATGTGAGGCTTGCTCGTAGAATACGGCGTGACACTGTTGAGAGGGGTAGGGACGTTAATTCTGTTCTTGAACAG TATGCAAAATTTGTGAAGCCTGCTTTTGATGATTTTATTCTGCCATCAAAAAAGTACGCTGATGTTATTATTCCTCGTGGAGGTGATAATCATGTTGCAATTGATTTGATTGTTCAACATATCCACACAAAGCTTGGACAGCATGAACTTTGCAAAATTTATCCTAATGTATATGTTATTCAGTCAACATTCCAG ATTAGAGGCATGCATACACTGATTCGAGATCATGAGATATCAACAACTGATTTTGTATTCTACTCGGATCGGCTTATTCGCCTG GTTGTGGAGCATGGCCTTGGCCACTTGCCCTTTACTGAGAAACAAGTGGTCACTCCAACAG GATCAGTATATACCGGAGTTGATTTTTGCAAAAAATTATGTGGAGTCTCGATTGTACGAAG TGGTGAAAGCATGGAAAATGCTGTGCGTGCTTGTTGCAAAGGAATAAAGATTGGGAAAATTTTAATCCATCGCGATGGTGATAACGGAAAACAg CTTATATACGAAAAACTTCCAAAAGATATTTCAGAACGACATGTCCTGCTCCTGGATCCAGTTCTTGCTACTG GCAACTCGGCTAACCAGGCAATTGAACTACTCATACAGAAAGGAGTTCCAGAGTCCCACATTATATTTCTTAACCTCATATCT GCCCCAGAAGGAATACATTGTGTCAGCAAACGGTTTCCGGCACTCAAAATTGTCACTTCAGAGATTGATGTGTCATTGAATGAAGAGTTTCGTGTGATACCAGGCATGGGAGAGTTTGGAGATCGTTACTTTGGCACCGATGATTGA
- the LOC141718006 gene encoding uridine/cytidine kinase UKL1, chloroplastic isoform X2, with translation MPEETKSVDYAMEAASGPHFSGLRLDVLRSSPSSSPRSNPLQLISSSTTSLPTSQPFIIGVSGGTASGKTTVCDMIIQQLHDHRVVLVNQDSFYRGLTPEESKHVHEYNFDHPDAFDTEQLLECVEKLKLGQSVHVPIYDFKIHRKSEDSFRQVNVSDVIILEGILVFHDQRVRNLMNMKIFVDTDADVRLARRIRRDTVERGRDVNSVLEQYAKFVKPAFDDFILPSKKYADVIIPRGGDNHVAIDLIVQHIHTKLGQHELCKIYPNVYVIQSTFQIRGMHTLIRDHEISTTDFVFYSDRLIRLVVEHGLGHLPFTEKQVVTPTGSVYTGVDFCKKLCGVSIVRSGESMENAVRACCKGIKIGKILIHRDGDNGKQLIYEKLPKDISERHVLLLDPVLATGPRRNTLCQQTVSGTQNCHFRD, from the exons ATGCCGGAAGAAACCAAATCAGTAGATTACGCCATGGAAGCGGCATCCGGCCCTCACTTTTCCGGCCTCCGCCTCGATGTTCTTCGATCATCTCCCTCTTCTTCTCCTCGTTCCAATCCTCTTCAACTCATTTCTTCTTCCACTACATCCTTGCCTACTTCTCAACCCTTCATCATTG GAGTTTCTGGTGGTACGGCGTCGGGTAAAACAACTGTATGTGATATGATTATTCAACAGCTACATGATCATCGTGTAGTGCTTGTTAATCAG GATTCCTTTTACCGTGGCTTGACACCAGAAGAATCAAAACACGTGCATGAGTATAATTTTGATCATCCAG ATGCATTTGACACTGAGCAGCTTTTAGAGTGCGTTGAGAAGCTCAAACTTGGGCAGTCTGTACATGTTCCGATATATGACTTTAAGATACATCGCAAGTCTGAAGATTCTTTTCGGCAG GTAAATGTATCAGATGTAATTATATTGGAAGGAATACTGGTATTCCATGACCAACGTGTTCGTAACTTGATGAATATGAAGATTTTTGTTGACACAG ATGCTGATGTGAGGCTTGCTCGTAGAATACGGCGTGACACTGTTGAGAGGGGTAGGGACGTTAATTCTGTTCTTGAACAG TATGCAAAATTTGTGAAGCCTGCTTTTGATGATTTTATTCTGCCATCAAAAAAGTACGCTGATGTTATTATTCCTCGTGGAGGTGATAATCATGTTGCAATTGATTTGATTGTTCAACATATCCACACAAAGCTTGGACAGCATGAACTTTGCAAAATTTATCCTAATGTATATGTTATTCAGTCAACATTCCAG ATTAGAGGCATGCATACACTGATTCGAGATCATGAGATATCAACAACTGATTTTGTATTCTACTCGGATCGGCTTATTCGCCTG GTTGTGGAGCATGGCCTTGGCCACTTGCCCTTTACTGAGAAACAAGTGGTCACTCCAACAG GATCAGTATATACCGGAGTTGATTTTTGCAAAAAATTATGTGGAGTCTCGATTGTACGAAG TGGTGAAAGCATGGAAAATGCTGTGCGTGCTTGTTGCAAAGGAATAAAGATTGGGAAAATTTTAATCCATCGCGATGGTGATAACGGAAAACAg CTTATATACGAAAAACTTCCAAAAGATATTTCAGAACGACATGTCCTGCTCCTGGATCCAGTTCTTGCTACTG GCCCCAGAAGGAATACATTGTGTCAGCAAACGGTTTCCGGCACTCAAAATTGTCACTTCAGAGATTGA